One genomic segment of Virgibacillus doumboii includes these proteins:
- a CDS encoding alpha/beta fold hydrolase — translation MDLYYEVEGKGHPVVLLTGGADLRNWTFVSPLLAKHFKVIGVDGRGTGESPTPVEDITLVEDLLSLLDHLELDKATLIGHSMGGQLATEFALHYPERVSKLVLIAPGLSGFSYSQEFEEYTKSIQKAVPDIDKMIEQMLSASWYRVLNASSHRDLMVQILRHQITRMFEWPAVKMIWPEPPAIDRLEELAAETLLLIGTEDSPDILRVADYFQENTDAQIIKIPDVDHMVTLTNPEVLYRHITNFMEDDLNDAKNIRRE, via the coding sequence ATGGATTTATATTACGAGGTAGAAGGTAAAGGCCATCCTGTAGTTCTTCTTACCGGTGGTGCTGATTTGCGGAACTGGACATTTGTTTCACCCCTTTTAGCAAAACACTTTAAAGTTATTGGGGTGGACGGACGAGGGACCGGGGAATCACCAACACCAGTGGAAGATATCACCCTTGTTGAGGATTTGCTGTCATTGCTTGATCACCTGGAATTGGATAAGGCAACATTGATAGGCCATTCGATGGGTGGTCAGCTTGCCACGGAATTCGCTTTGCACTATCCAGAAAGGGTTTCAAAACTTGTGTTGATTGCACCTGGTTTGTCTGGATTCAGTTATTCGCAGGAATTTGAGGAATATACCAAGTCGATTCAAAAGGCGGTTCCCGATATCGACAAGATGATTGAGCAGATGCTCAGTGCTTCATGGTATCGTGTTTTAAACGCCAGTTCTCACCGGGATTTGATGGTTCAAATACTCCGGCACCAAATTACACGAATGTTTGAATGGCCAGCAGTTAAGATGATTTGGCCGGAACCCCCGGCTATTGATAGACTGGAAGAATTAGCTGCTGAAACATTACTTTTAATTGGCACCGAGGATTCGCCCGATATCCTTCGTGTAGCAGATTACTTCCAAGAGAATACAGATGCTCAAATTATAAAAATCCCAGACGTAGATCATATGGTAACACTAACCAATCCTGAAGTATTATATCGCCATATTACAAATTTTATGGAAGATGACCTGAACGATGCCAAGAACATCAGAAGAGAATGA